The stretch of DNA TAGGAAACTACCCCAGAAACTAAGAAATTAAGCCCAATTAAAGTTTTACCACTTCCGGCTGTTCCACATATTAGGGTTGGTCTTCCTTGCGGTAATCCACCGCCTGTTATTTCATCTAATCCCTGAATTCCGGTAGGTGATTTAGGTAATTGATCGTCATAAGATTTATTAGTTTCACTGTCTAGTAGCATAGTAACCAAAATTTGACTATATGAAATTTCCAAATTTTTATTTTCTGTTCTTTCTACTTTATAGCAATTTATATTCAATTCGTGGTATTGATTAGCAGTCTCAGGTATTTATAATTCATCAATGCCTCTGTTTAGTTTGGTTTGAATCACCCCTTTAAATTTGTGCAAAAATCTGGTTTTTCTTATAAAGACTAGTGTTTTAAGTGTTGACTTTTCCTCAAAATCTGACTTCGCCTTGGTCAATATGTTATAAACTACTCAAGCATAACAAAGTTAATTTTGTGAGGATACTTAACAATGCGTGTAATGATTTTATATGCTTCGCTAGGAATGGGGCATATTAGTGCTGCCAATGCGTTAAGTCAAGCTTTTTCTTGCTTTCGTGATATAGAAGTACTGAGTGAAGACGCTTTGGCTTACGCTAGTTCAGTGTATCGCAATGCTGTTATTCAAGCATACAAAAATTCTAGCGAAAAAGTACCACAACTTTACAAAGCTCTATATGAAGGAAGTGATATTTCTGATTTAGAAAGGTCTTTAGATAGTAATTTAGCTTGGGCGAAATTAGAGCTTCCTTTTTTTAGGCGTTTGGGAAGATTAATTAGGGAAACTGCGCCAGATGCGATCGTCTGCGTGCAACAAATTCCTAGCCGATTGTTACAATTATTAGAACCAGAAGACCAAGTAAGTAAACCACAATATGTCGTTGTAACTGATTTAATCGCTCATAGTACCTGGTTAAATTATGGGGTAGATGGTTATTTTTTACCGAACGATTTGAGCGCTAATATTCTGAAACAACGCGGTGTAAATCCGGCACTTCTTCATATTACCGGAATTCCGGTTAAACTAGAGATTACTAAGCCAAAATCGTCAGGAGAAATGCGATCGCGCCATCATTTACCCAAAGATTTATCAGTAGTTACCTTATTTGGCGGCGGATTGAATAGTCGGAGAGTTTATGCGATCGTTTCCTCTTTATTAGAAACTCTGAATTCAGCTATGATTGTAGTAGTGGCTGGCAGAAATGAAGACTTGCTAGATACTTTATCAGATTTAACAGATAGCCCTCATGTGAGATTACGTAAATTAGGCACAATTGATTATGTAGATGACTTGATTGTAGCTAGCGATCTAATTATTACTAAAGCTGGAGGATTGATTACCAGTGAAATTTTAGCACGGGGTACACCCACAATTATTGTCGATCCCCTTCCCGGTCAAGAAGAACAAAATGCAGATGTAATTGCTGCTGCTGGTGCTGGAGTACAATTGCGATTATTAGAAATGGTTGCCCCAGCAGTTAAGTATCTCTTAAATCACCCAGATAGGCTGAATCAAATGCGTCAATCTGCTTTGGAAATAGGCCAACCAAAAGCAGCTTTAAACATAGCTGAACGTATTTTATCAGATTGGCGATCGCGTACCAAAATGTTACAACCTAGTAATAGTTAAAATTATGGCAACTTCTCTAAATACTCCTACAAAAAATCAAAAAGATGCAGCTTTCCTCTGGGGAGTTGCCACATCAGGTTATCAAAGTGAAGGCGGTTACAATGGTTTTTCCCAACCCCAAAATAATTGGACATTTTGGGAAAAGCAAGGTAAAGTCATGCCAACAAAAGATGCCACAGAATTTTGGCATCGCTATGAAGAAGACTTTAAAACCTGCCAAAAGTTAGGTTTAAATTCCTTTCGTTTAGGCTTAGAATGGGCAAGAATTCAACCTTCAACTAGTCCTGAAACTGCCCCTGCGCCTGCCTTTGACACCGAAGCTTTAGATGCTTATACAGCAATAATTGCTGCTTGTTATCAACAAAAATTAGAACCAGTTGTTACCTTACATCATTTCACCCATCCAGCGTGGTTAGGTTTAGATGCTTGGTTATCAACAGATACAATAGATTGTTTTGTCGAATATGTCCGAGTAACAATTACTTACATAAATCGTCGCTTAGTCGATTGCTATCAACTACCGCCAATTAACTGGTATATTACCATAAATGAACCGAACATTTTACTTTCTAATACCTATTTAAGCAGTCAATTTCCCGCAGGTTCCGCTATGGGAATAGGGGCAATGATGAAAGGTTACAATCACATTTTAGCGGCTCATGTGCGGGCTTATAATGTGATTCATGACATTTATGCTGATGAAGGTTGGTTAACTCCCCAAGTTACTCTTAATACTTATTGTAGCGATTTGTATTGGTCGGAAAAGGTAATTTGGGATTTACTGAATCATCAAAATGTAGGAATTAAAACTCAAGAATTACCAGATTACATTGTTAATAATGCCAAACATTTGGATCGGTCTTTAAGTCAGGCAAAGTTGCCTTTTCGTCACAACTTACCTTATTTTCTAGGCAAATTAGTGCATCAAATATCCAATAAATTAGGATATCGGATTTTCGATCCAAAAAATTTGGATATTTATCTGCAAGAGTTGGCAAAATCTGCGCGATCGCAAATCTTCGACTACCTAGCTATTGACTATTACGATCCCTTTCTCGCGCACATTTTTCGACTACCAGATTTCTCTGATTTTGAATTTGAAACCAAAGATTTTCGCGGTTGGTTAATGAGTGGAATTACTAGTAAATGGTGGGATTGGCGATCGCTACCTGAAGGATTACACTTTTTCTGCAAGTATTATACCGAAACATTAGGTTATCCAATTATGATTGCCGAAAATGGCATGGCATTACGTCGCAAACCTGATAATAGTCTTTCTAGTTATCGGCGCGATCAAATTAAACGCAGTGATTTTCTGAAAGCACACATTCAACAAATCAAAAGATTATTAAATGAAAATGTGCCTGTAATTGGTTATATGCACTGGTCATTAACTGATAATTATGAATGGGGTTCTTATACACCTCGGTTTGGACTTTTCAGTATTGATTTTGCGAAAAATAGCGATCGCATAATTGCAGACCATTTAGGCGATCGACCTTCGGAAACTTACGCACAATTAATTCAAGAAATTGGTTCCCCTACCATTTCCTTAAAAAACTGAACAGATCCCCGACTTCTTCAAGAAGTCGGGGATCTATTTATCCCAACTTTTGTTTAATAATCTCCGGTTTTTCCCTAAAACCAACTAATACTGCTGTGCCATTTTTAACAAACAATGGTCGTTTAAGTAACATTGCATCTTTGGCAAAAGCATCAATCCATTGTTCGTCTGTCCAAGTTTGTTTGACTTCCCCCAAGGCGCGGTAAGATTGTCCTGAAGTGTTTCGCATTGGTTTAGAACCCAGCCTTTCTACCCAACTTTGAATCATTTCACGAGATGGAGGGTTTTCTTTAGTATTAATGAAGTCATATTTAATATTATTATCAGACAGCCATTGCAGTGCTTTTTTACAGGTGCCGCAGTTAGGAATGCCGTAAACTTGAATCGTCATGGTGTTGATTACCGAAATTTTGGGAGTGTTTACCGAAATGGAGATTTTTATTTAATCATCTAGAATTATTTAGTGTAACTCCTAATTTTAATAATCTCAATCGTTGGTTTTGAGGCAAAATGGAGTCGTCAACTAATCACGGTTTTGATGCTAATGACAGAACCACATAATCCTGATTTACCTTCAGATGATTCTCCCCAGTTGAATCAAACTACAGATAATCTTACAAAAGAGTCAGTGAAAGAATCTTGGCAAAGTCGCATTGCTGAGGTTTGGAACAACACTAGCACTAACTTAAATGAATTTAAAAAGTTATTATCTGTTGAACAAGGGGCACAAAAAATTGTCGAATTGTTTAGTGTTAGCGAGTCTCAAGTAGCAGAAATTTTAGCAACTGTTCAAGCGGAATTACCTACAACTGAAGCGTTGTTAATTGGGAAACCACAAGCGGGAAAAAGTTCGATCGTGCGTGGACTAACAGGTGTTTCTGCGGAAATTGTTGGTCAAGGTTTTCGCCCTCACACTCAAAACACGCAACGTTATGTTTATCCTTCTAATGATTTACCTTTACTGATTTTTACTGATACGGTAGGTTTGGGAGATGTTAATCAAAATACCCAAGCAATTATTGATGAATTAGTTGGAGATTTACAAAAAACAAATCGGGCGAAAATATTAATTCTTACAGTTAAAACTAATGATTTTGCAACTGATACTTTACGAGAAATAGCGGAAGGATTGCGGAAAAAATATCCCGATATTCCCTGTCTGTTAGCGGTAACTTGTTTGCATGAAGTTTATCCTCAAGGTACAGACAATCATCCAAGTTATCCTCCTGATTTTGAGGAAGTTAATCGCACGTTTACGGCTTTAAAAAATGCTTTTTCGGGATTGTACGATCGCGCAATCCAAATCGACTTTACCCTCGAAGAAGATGGTTACACTCCCGTATTTTACGGTTTAGAAGCGTTAAGAGATGCCTTAGCAGATTTACTCCCAGAAGCAGAAGCTAACGCGATTTATCAATTATTAGATCGAGAAGAAACAGGCAGAAAACTGGGTAATATTTACCGAGATGTGGGGCGGCGTTATATTTTGGCTTTCTCCATTATGGCTGCTACTTTAGCCGCCGTACCTTTGCCTTTTGCTACCATGCCTGTATTAACTGCTTTGCAAGTTTCCATGATAAGTTTGTTAGGAAATTTGTATGGACAAACTATCACGCCATCGCAAGCAGGTGGGATAGTAAGCGCGATCGCAGGTGGATTTTTAGCCCAAGCGATCGGAAGAGAATTAGTGAAATTTATTCCCCTTTTTGGTAGCGTCATTGCTGCATCTTGGGCAGCTGCTTATACTTGGGCTTTAGGTGAAGCTGCTTGTGTTTATTTTGGGGATTTAATCGGTGGGAAAAAACCCGATCCTCAAAAAATTCAAAATGTTATGAAAGAGTCTTTTAAGGCAGCAAAAGAACGATTTAAAGGGATTAATTGAAGAAAGGCAGAAGGCAGAAGGCAGAAGGCAGAAGGGAAATTTGGAACGCCCTTTGTAGAGACGTTATATATAACGTCTCTACATATCTTATTATGATTATCTAAGCAGCAACTACTTCTTGAAACACTACAAACATACTCTTTTTCGCGCCACAAATTGGACAATACCAATCTTCTGGAATCTCAGCAAAAGGTGTTCCGGGAGCAATCCCTGAATCAGGATCGCCTGCTTCAGGATCGTAAATCATGGAACATTGGCGACAAATCCATTTTTGCATAGCCGGATCTTCGCTTGCAGATCTGGGGAAAGCAGCTTTACCATCCAAAGCACCCAACGCTTCGGTGTATTGTTGGGCGTGGTGTTGCTCAATGTGCGTTAACAAACCAAAATTTTTGGCTGCTGTGCGGAACATGGTAGCGTGTTCTTTGGATTCTTCTGTCTGTGCGGTGAACTCGGCAACTGCATCACTATCTTTATCGGCATTTGCTTCTGCCGCAAAGCCGGGATACATGGTAGTGTATTCGTAAGTTTCTCCTTCGATCGCCAGTTCCAAACAACGAGCAGCGATCGCTTTTTTTTGCTCCTCACTCAGTGTAGCCGGATCGTCCACAACTAACTCAGGATGTAACAAGCGAAAATGTGCAAAAGCGTGTTCTGTCTCTTGATTCGCTGTTTCTTTGAATAATTTTGAAAGTTCACTCATCCCCAGTTTTCGAGTCACTTCCGCAAAGAACAAATACTTGCGATTCGCCATTGACTCGCCACCAAAAGCAGCTTCTAAATTTTTAGCAGTGTTCGATTGTGAAAGATCCATTCGTGTCTCCTCAAATTCCCTAAGATCGATCGCTCAATTAACTATCTTGCCATTATGGTTGCTTAGAAATGTAGCAAATCTCTCACTAGTGGATTGGTATTTCAATAAAA from Phormidium ambiguum IAM M-71 encodes:
- a CDS encoding MGDG synthase family glycosyltransferase — protein: MRVMILYASLGMGHISAANALSQAFSCFRDIEVLSEDALAYASSVYRNAVIQAYKNSSEKVPQLYKALYEGSDISDLERSLDSNLAWAKLELPFFRRLGRLIRETAPDAIVCVQQIPSRLLQLLEPEDQVSKPQYVVVTDLIAHSTWLNYGVDGYFLPNDLSANILKQRGVNPALLHITGIPVKLEITKPKSSGEMRSRHHLPKDLSVVTLFGGGLNSRRVYAIVSSLLETLNSAMIVVVAGRNEDLLDTLSDLTDSPHVRLRKLGTIDYVDDLIVASDLIITKAGGLITSEILARGTPTIIVDPLPGQEEQNADVIAAAGAGVQLRLLEMVAPAVKYLLNHPDRLNQMRQSALEIGQPKAALNIAERILSDWRSRTKMLQPSNS
- a CDS encoding glycoside hydrolase family 1 protein, translated to MATSLNTPTKNQKDAAFLWGVATSGYQSEGGYNGFSQPQNNWTFWEKQGKVMPTKDATEFWHRYEEDFKTCQKLGLNSFRLGLEWARIQPSTSPETAPAPAFDTEALDAYTAIIAACYQQKLEPVVTLHHFTHPAWLGLDAWLSTDTIDCFVEYVRVTITYINRRLVDCYQLPPINWYITINEPNILLSNTYLSSQFPAGSAMGIGAMMKGYNHILAAHVRAYNVIHDIYADEGWLTPQVTLNTYCSDLYWSEKVIWDLLNHQNVGIKTQELPDYIVNNAKHLDRSLSQAKLPFRHNLPYFLGKLVHQISNKLGYRIFDPKNLDIYLQELAKSARSQIFDYLAIDYYDPFLAHIFRLPDFSDFEFETKDFRGWLMSGITSKWWDWRSLPEGLHFFCKYYTETLGYPIMIAENGMALRRKPDNSLSSYRRDQIKRSDFLKAHIQQIKRLLNENVPVIGYMHWSLTDNYEWGSYTPRFGLFSIDFAKNSDRIIADHLGDRPSETYAQLIQEIGSPTISLKN
- a CDS encoding Spx/MgsR family RNA polymerase-binding regulatory protein, with product MTIQVYGIPNCGTCKKALQWLSDNNIKYDFINTKENPPSREMIQSWVERLGSKPMRNTSGQSYRALGEVKQTWTDEQWIDAFAKDAMLLKRPLFVKNGTAVLVGFREKPEIIKQKLG
- a CDS encoding YcjF family protein → MTEPHNPDLPSDDSPQLNQTTDNLTKESVKESWQSRIAEVWNNTSTNLNEFKKLLSVEQGAQKIVELFSVSESQVAEILATVQAELPTTEALLIGKPQAGKSSIVRGLTGVSAEIVGQGFRPHTQNTQRYVYPSNDLPLLIFTDTVGLGDVNQNTQAIIDELVGDLQKTNRAKILILTVKTNDFATDTLREIAEGLRKKYPDIPCLLAVTCLHEVYPQGTDNHPSYPPDFEEVNRTFTALKNAFSGLYDRAIQIDFTLEEDGYTPVFYGLEALRDALADLLPEAEANAIYQLLDREETGRKLGNIYRDVGRRYILAFSIMAATLAAVPLPFATMPVLTALQVSMISLLGNLYGQTITPSQAGGIVSAIAGGFLAQAIGRELVKFIPLFGSVIAASWAAAYTWALGEAACVYFGDLIGGKKPDPQKIQNVMKESFKAAKERFKGIN
- a CDS encoding rubrerythrin family protein; its protein translation is MDLSQSNTAKNLEAAFGGESMANRKYLFFAEVTRKLGMSELSKLFKETANQETEHAFAHFRLLHPELVVDDPATLSEEQKKAIAARCLELAIEGETYEYTTMYPGFAAEANADKDSDAVAEFTAQTEESKEHATMFRTAAKNFGLLTHIEQHHAQQYTEALGALDGKAAFPRSASEDPAMQKWICRQCSMIYDPEAGDPDSGIAPGTPFAEIPEDWYCPICGAKKSMFVVFQEVVAA